Within Lytechinus variegatus isolate NC3 chromosome 15, Lvar_3.0, whole genome shotgun sequence, the genomic segment tttatttttacacatcggtggaattattgggggggcaaaacgacatgtttgcccccccaatattttcattggtggggcgatcgccccccctgcccccccaggatcgacgcctctgtttATACAACACTAATTAGTATTAAAGCAGCATCAGTTTGTTTCCAAACTAatgtgttgtttcaatacttccctggtgtggacatatatagattacggtctggtgttaaatcaacaccagagtttttgcagtgtacttcTTACCAAtcgaaaaaaatgtgatattccaacctaaaaactggacattctaagcactttttgtaaccaaGAACAGAATGAGCACCGtacaaaacaataattgatgcaagcgcgagtcaaatattttgtgattttctaatctaaaatgtattgttttacttcaaaaaaagttattttattttgaaaaagggcacataTCATTTTGATTAAAGGGCACTTTCCATTTTGAACAAAAGGGCATTATTTTCCAACtgggacttttttttttgggggggggcaagtgccccctgcccccgGTTCCGTCACCCCTGCTTATTCGATAGATGCGGATAAAAAGGCCAAGATTAGTTTATAGAACAACCATAGGCTCGAGTGCAAGTTCCATCATGAAACATTAAAATCACGTattttatatattgatatatacatataatgaatgaaatgagTCGAGGGAAATGTAAATGTAAAGTGAAATGTTAAAAATAGGAATTTTTAGAGCCCTATGCTCAAGAAGAAGAAATACTTACAAGTGTCCTAGTTCATGGGCTATTGTTATTGCTGTGCCCATGGGGCTAGTGTCTTCGATGACAGCGCATTGGTAGCCCATTTCACAAGCCCCATGTATGTAGGCTAGCCCCGTTGCATTATAGTTATTATCAACGTGAAGGTCTTCTCTGAAAGcaagttgaagaataaaatgtttttgtaGGTGATTTTAAATTTCGTGATAAATTTCATGCATGCCAAAGGTAAGTTTCCTAGTAACATGCAAATAAGAAATATGCGTTAGTATATTTCCTAATTGACATACATAttgttaattgaaatattaccATCAGGGTGACCAGCccgggtgaccagacgtcccgtatttcccgggattgtcccgtattttgcttctttgtcccggcgtcccggcAAACCTttccgggacgcctatttgtcccgtatttcaaaatattgaacaaaatgtagctAAAAGTGACGATTTTTCATCTAAATAACCATCAGATGACGGTGCAGAGACACCAATAAAATCGATaaataaacttttgcaagttctgcggtgattttcttgctaacccaatacatcgcaaacgaactggcctcctgccattgtgtggcaggctaggcatgtaggatcggagcagattctctccaccaaacatgccaaaataatcacaaaatcggcagaaaatttgtataattatattatgggttctcaaattactgatttggagatgtaatcggcatgatcggaggaacaagtaactaaatccccgggggggggggggcactcagtatataatgcatagtgggtatgtgccgcggaggggacccccatttttcagtacactcaaatttctgttccaaggcatagcatttttgccttgttgagaaaaagaacaaagaaagccgctccaaggcatagcattttcttcttatcgagaaaaaagaagagagaaatccgctccaaagcttcgcatatttttcgttacgccgctccgatcgcgttgaatgagctgcaattttggtgaaaagcggccgcagagctcccggCGGaggtagacagctggcagccgtctgtttcgaggagttttttaacattttttaatttctcctcgtcgacaacgaagttcagctgaacaaccaacataacagagaccgaagcttttggtctacggCGGAGGCTGCgttagctgcatcatgcacgcatgaccgttccgaagggatgcatacgcgctcacacgctggcgatccgttccaggacccccgttttcaccaacatttgtcgttccgaagcccgttccgaggaccctcctttttacaataagcccgctccaaggcccccgttttttgtctcgcccgcagcacacccccaccacatttttggtcgagtgcccccccccccgggactaaatctagttgtttcagctttcgtttttagtcttgttgtgtatgatgccgcgatgtttcatctaaaaataatcaatttgaaattttattcatttctaaaacatttttttttatttaaaaatatatttgaaaaaaaaccaccaaatatcattatgatttttgttagatggatgttttttgtttgcttgaagtttgaactttttcctctttcttttctatccttctttcttcatccttctatccttcctgcttgcccgtttttgttccatctatctttatttcctatttgtttttcctaatcctttttttctctctctgttcctttttctttctttcctcctttttcttacccgtattctttatcaaatttctctttatttccttcattctttctttctttaaaactttttcttctccccctcccttcctctcctttttcttttaattctttctcctCATCCATTATGTTTTCACTCCCTCCTCACTTCCGAattcttcctccctctcttgcctcctttctttcattctttattttatttttccttctaattctttcccttactctttctctccctccctcccttaattccttccttccctcctcccttactgttttccttctttttttctttctttctttctttatttctttcaaagaaggaaacatttttctctccttctttatttcctcctttttcttacttccctttttttctttctcctttattttgtcttttacacatgtatttttctctcattcttttctttttctttctgtattcaattcaaagaatgacggaaactttttttctcttttttattctttctttcatccttttattctaactttcttgtattctttttttttattttttccttcattttccccttaattttttctttcttctcaattcatctcttttctttcgtcttttctttctctccttcattctttcgttcaccctcctttccaattttttaataatttttcacagatgtaacactgtgtagccttctttattgatcttttttgtcgattgtcccgtatttcattttgtgaaatctggtcaccctgattaccatttacatttatattaaTATCTTTGTTAATTTTACAGTGTCAGCACGGGGGGGGGTCAGAAAGGGTGGTTTATATAAATAGCCCctattcttccatatgaacccGACAGACCTAgttttgaaattattattatggtcAAGTATCAGAAATATGTATAAATAACTTGATTTACACAGTGGATTTGTGATGAGTTCTAATCATTCTTCTTCAGGGCCCCTTAAcataattttgttaaattttacATTTGAATATCGATGAAATTTTGAATGCTTTTGCACATGGTTGaatcaattaatgaaatgaatgaatgggaAGAATGGAGGTACTTTAATTCATGCTTCCTttaccattattttatcaatatttgtcCAAGGTgggttaagttttttttttctagtcaTACCTTGTGATTAGAATCAGAGCATCAAATTCCTCTCCAGACTGGTACCTCCAGTCATTCTGCCAATCCTTGCAGAACTTTCGGAGAAGATGGATTGCATCGGCTTCGATGGGTAATAACGATTCctgtcaattcaattcaattaaagaaTGGTCTTTATTAATGATAATCAAACATGCTTATAACTGTGTAAGgtataggcggcggaagcggggaggaTGGGGAGACGTGTCTCCCctaatttgaggtggggggggggggacgacgatcacccctaaattttttgttgattacccttttttttttgcttgtcagttttgtttcctgcgtccccccaatatttttggttgataaccttttttttttgcttgtcaaaacatTTTGGTGGTCCCCCTCAAAATTGTTTATGGCTTCCGTCGCCAATGGTGTAAGGTGTAAAATTGTAAGTCAAGTTCGGGGTAGAAATGATATTAGTTCAAGGCTGCAACACAATCATCCAGTCTGACCAGTCACCaaggttgggggggggggaataagtAAAATTATATGAGACGAAAATAAATCGAACAGAAACCGAAGAAGTCTGGTAGTGCACTCAGGCTGATTTGAGTGCTGGGCTACTTTGCCTCAGTAAAACTCATATCATACTTACAGAATTCACACATATTcaaattacataaaatcaaccaatcagaataaaaaGAATAGAGGAGCCAACTAAAAGTGTAGGagtccattaaaaaaaaataaccaataagGGATAAGAAGATGAAGATGTCTGGGTGATTACGTAATAATGGGAATAGAAATTAGAGCGTCAGTGCATGAGGGATGGAATGAGTGgaaaacttgaatagaaagggaatgaagatgaaaaaatgGAATAAGAGGAAAGGAATGCATAGTGGAAATGACAGCTGAATATAATAAACTCATTTAGCCTAAGTTCAGACGGCAAGGGCAgtgctgaaaagaaatgcaaatgaactcGAGTCGAGACGGAACAGAAATGTAAAACAGCTGatgaaaataggaaataaaaaaaattaacaatccTACAACTGtctcacatgaaaaaaaaaacagccgcATATGgaatattcatgtttaaaaGTTTGTATTGGCACAATAAATGACATAGTAAAAAGTTAAAACGTTAAACAGGCTGTACATAAAAAAGCTCATGCAATTTTAGGTGAAAGCATATAGGACACTAGGACAGTCAATGAATGTAACATGATATGAATGGCAGCCTACATTTGAAAATGGCCGACTTGAAGAAGAGGAGACTGGAACTTTATTTTAATGACAAGTGACTGTATGGTGGGCAGGGGTGACCATGCCCATCGCCTTTCCTAGTCGACACACTCATCTTTTGTTGAGTatatcaacccccccccccgaaaaaaagggCAATGGActatttttaaatcatgttGTTCTTGTTTAAATTTGTTGAGAGATGTTTTACGACGAAAGTaggtttgtattttttatttcagtaaTTTATTTACCAGTACATTTTCATAAACTGCGGCATTCCGTTTTCGACAAGGATAGGTGGAGTGTGAACAAACTTTAAATAAAGGGCCCTGTTAAATGAcattatcaagaaaatgaagaagggTGGAAGAAGAAGGTGAAGTAGGAAGAAAGAGCAAAATAATTACCTTCTCATCCTGAAGTAGGATAGTCTTTGTAATcctaatttcaattttcacaccAAGTCTTGTTACGTCACTCCATAGATCAGCTGCCTACATGAGAGCATACAAGGGAGAGATCAgcagaaattattgttttaccTCTTTGCAAATATCATTAAAGTCTCAATTTATTTAACGATTAAAAATTCGAAATATGAAACACACAACGCTCAAGTCTGAAGCCTGTCTCGCCAGTAATAAGTACACTGCTCATTCTAATTGATTGTTTAGTAATCAAAATAGATAAATTTTGACTTTACTTATATTAATTAGAGGTTCTCTTGGAAGCAGACATGCCACATTATACAACTCctaagaatgttctgtaatctggtCCAAAgtggatcacatgatattcagcaaaTTGCAATTtggcatccaaaatgcactatcctgcactctgacgtcagaatgcaggatagtgcgaggtctggaattatctaaaATTATCTAGattttagatcaaatatagcatttTGAGAAACTTAGTaacatgggggagggggggggggagtataaaacaaaaaatacacgCATTCTTGTgaatagaggacctaaataatgaactctgtccTCGACCCGCCAAATGGATATACGGCActcggtcctgcggacctcgGTGTAGTACCgcatatccattggctcttctcgcacatcgttcggtgaattatttggccctgcatgcttattttattttatttatttatctttatattttttattcatttatttatttatttatgtatttattcattcatttatctattcatttattcattcatttatctatttatttattcattcatttatctattcattcatttatttattttttacccaGTAATATGTATCAACTTCTATCTAATATATAGTTTACATGTGTAAGATATTATTGTGCATGCCAGAACTGAAGTAAATCTCACCGTTTTGCTAATTTTTTTCTGTCTGGATGCCTATGAACTCAACATGTCCGATGGGGCAAATGAtgcccataggcggcggaagcagggggggtggggacaggtcccccctaaattttttattgataactttttttttgctagcttgtcaattttttacctcTGTCCATCctaaaatttcaggtggatcccccctaattttttttgcctgtcaaatattttacctgtgtccatcccaaaatttcaggtagacccccatAAATTTGTtagcttccgccgccaatgatgaTGCCACCCGGCCGACATCATGATTCCATGGTTACATCTGTTAAAACTTATAAATGCAGTGTAGACATCACCATACTTGATAATGTATGTGTCCACTACCAACAAAACACGTAGATACACAATGATATAATTGTGACAGTAGAAAACACAATCCGAgaacccccccacacacacacaatattgGATAGGATTAATAAATTAATCCTAAAGTGGGGGTGTTTTGGTACATAACTAAATGTTAATAATGTAATTGTGACTAGTAAATATTGAATGATTATATCAAACAAACTGAACTGTATTTACTTCAAATACAGCAACATAAAATAAGGTTTTAATCGGGCGGCCTCATAATATACCCCGGTCATTTCTGTAAGGCAAAGAAGGGAACCCGACAATATATGGCTCgttaatatgcaaattaggctgATTATAGTTCTAACACTTCTAATGGATAATGTTGGTCTACTCTAGATCTACTAGTAATAGACATCTACTCATGTTTCTACTGCTTTACATTATAAAGATCATTGATGatcatactactactactactactactactactactactactactactactactactactactactactactactactactactactactactactactactactactactactactactactactgctactgctactgctactgctactactactactactactactactactactactactactactactactactactactactactactactcctactcctactcctactcctcctcctactactactactactactactactactactactactactactagtagtagtagtagtagtagtactactactactactactactactactactactactactactactactactactactactactactactactactactactactactactactactactactactactactactactactactactactactactactactactactactactactactactactactactactactactagtactactactactactactactactactactactactacaactactactagtactactactaccattactactactactactactactactactactactagtactactactactactactactactactatctactactactactactaataataataataacaacaacgacgacgacgacaataatgataatagtgataataataataataataatagtaatagtaatgaaaaaataatataaagtgCTAAAGGCACTATTCAagaattatgaaatgaaattaacaataattgaaaataactgttttatgtgtttgtttttttagtttcataagttattttttatgaCTTCAGGAAGAGTGTTAATGTTTACATTATATACTGATCTTTCTAACTAACCTGATTTGAAATATGTGTGATGTAATTTATCGTGTCGTCTCCATGGTAACGGGATAGATCGTGATGTAGGACCAGCATTAGTTCGACCACGCGAGGCGCTATAATCTCACCTTCAGGGCAATCAAAACATCCACCAAGAGAATACTTAGAATTAGAATTTGGAACGAAAACACTACCACCCTATATAACTCAAgtttgaataatgaaaaatcacCTCTCTCTACCTTTTCTTCACGGTTGGGAGTCAATAGCGCTGAATTAAGATTTTACAGaaatcttattttctttatagttttcttattctttgccattaattttcaaaagtctACTTTGCTGCAGCATTATATTTCAGTTAAGGCCAGGCTCCTTAGGAAGGCGAAGATTTCGGTTAAAAGGGAATAGGAATGGTCTGGAAATGGCAGGGTGCATCTTTGcttgaattgtattttttgaatatatttattttgttttgttttattttattctattattctattttatgtcattctattttattttattttatttcatttcctttcgtttcgtttaatttcattttattttatttcattttactttacttcatattattttatttaacttcatttcattttattttgttttattttattattttttatgggtGGGGACTAAATACACGAAAATGAatggattaaaatgaaatacgtTACCCGTAATAGGAGGAGGTATCTTGTATTTGGCTTTGTTTTTCATAGAGTTGGATTGTCCCCTTTTAATCGACAGAACATGCTAGATAAGATAGAGATTTGAATGAGagattttcaatatcattttcgTCAGCATTGTCGCACAATCAGCGTCATCAACAAGCAACAACAAATGATAGctcagtattatcattattctgtgCCCATCTTAATATATAATACaatattataatatcaataccattatcatcatcgttatcgtCATCAccgtatcatcatcatcaccatcatcaccatcatcaccatcatcatcaccatcatcatcttcatcatcatccgtcaccatcatcatcgtcgcaatcaacattatcatcgtcatcgccatcatcattaacataatgtcatcatcatcaccattatcatcaccaccatcatcaccaccaccaccaccatcatcatcatcaccatcatcaccatcatcatcatcttcttcatcatcatccgtcaccatcatcatcatcatcaccaccatcatcaccatcaccaccaccacccccatcactatcatcattgtcgcaatcaacattatcatcgtcatcgccatcatcattaacataatgtcatcatcatcatcatcatcaccatcatcatcatcatcaccaccatcatcatcatcatcaccatcatcatcttcatcatcatccgtcaccatcatcatcgtcgcaatcaacattatcatcgtcatcgccatcatcattaacataatgtcatcatcatcaccattatcatcatcaccaccatcatcaccaccaccaccaccatcatcatcatcaccatcatgaccatcatcatcatcttcttcatcatcatccgtcaccatcatcatcatcatcaccaccatcatcaccatcaccaccaccacccccatcactatcatcattgtcgcaatcaacattatcatcgtcatcgccatcatcattaacataatgtcatcatcatcatcatcatcatcaccaccatcatcatcatcatcatcatcattatcttcttcatcatcatccgtcaccatcatcatcgtcgccattatcatcgtcatcattaacatcatcatcaccatcatcaccaccaccagcaccaccaccatcatcatcatcatcaccatcgtcatacCTGACAGTAGAAGACCAGACAAAAGACAACAGACAAGACAGAGGACAAGATCCATTTCCCCTTTACTTACCGGGAAACAATGAATATATCCAATCAAGAATAAGGAGAAAGTTATGAGGACAGCCGACGTCGATGAAGCTGGCTTAGACATGGTTCTCGATGCCTGGATACCATTCATAATCGGTAAATCTCCATGATTTGAAATCTGCCAGTACATGGTCTGAAAACGTTTTACTGTTACATTTCCCCCATCTTTTGTCTCTCTTCCGTCCCTCTGATAGGGCGCATCACGCCGTAGTCACTCTCGCTCTGTTGAGATTGTAAAACCCGTTGTACATTTAACAACTGCTTTTGTATTACACAGAGATTCTGACAGATCGGGTCGATGGTTTGATGACTAGTATTTTGGTTTTaattttagct encodes:
- the LOC121429125 gene encoding A disintegrin and metalloproteinase with thrombospondin motifs 17-like; protein product: MYWQISNHGDLPIMNGIQASRTMSKPASSTSAVLITFSLFLIGYIHCFPHVLSIKRGQSNSMKNKAKYKIPPPITGEIIAPRVVELMLVLHHDLSRYHGDDTINYITHISNQAADLWSDVTRLGVKIEIRITKTILLQDEKESLLPIEADAIHLLRKFCKDWQNDWRYQSGEEFDALILITREDLHVDNNYNATGLAYIHGACEMGYQCAVIEDTSPMGTAITIAHELGHLLGMYHDGEFNGCRDRMNIMSGYTVSGVQSVAWSTCSTKSLLEYLKLPRSRCLQNRTAKSSFPLTTDTFPGQSYDIDHQCQITLGRGAVACPMGKRENLCQHLKCLQPSKMKCVKTNRPPLDGTPCAINKWCYRGQCTDKQLRQKRQGTKLVAMEMTTPMIGDTPSMKSTVASMLATKTRDLNKHL